In Vibrio bathopelagicus, the following are encoded in one genomic region:
- a CDS encoding YceI family protein → MKKLIPTLGLFCILISATSFAETGYTLDPRLSNVTFATIKKQFVVEPASIKPLSGGLTEEGQFSILLDLKSVSTGVSIRDQRLNELYFESMTFPEVKISGKVDPAMLSGDPQNTTIAAEVTLHGVTKTIDFPVIVVPSEGFVMVNSTSTIIVNGADFGISTENLNKLSATVGGLAISDKVPLSFNLLFDK, encoded by the coding sequence ATGAAAAAACTAATACCAACGCTCGGTCTGTTTTGTATCCTCATTTCTGCGACATCTTTTGCAGAAACGGGTTACACGTTAGATCCAAGGTTATCGAACGTTACATTCGCAACCATTAAGAAGCAGTTTGTAGTGGAGCCCGCGTCGATAAAGCCTTTATCCGGAGGGCTGACAGAAGAGGGTCAGTTTTCCATATTGTTAGACTTGAAGAGCGTCAGTACCGGAGTCTCGATTCGCGACCAGCGACTCAATGAGCTCTACTTTGAATCGATGACTTTCCCTGAAGTGAAGATCTCCGGAAAGGTTGACCCTGCAATGCTATCTGGCGACCCGCAAAATACGACCATCGCTGCCGAAGTCACCTTGCATGGCGTTACCAAAACCATCGACTTCCCGGTTATAGTTGTTCCGTCTGAAGGTTTTGTCATGGTCAATTCAACATCAACCATCATCGTCAATGGCGCTGATTTTGGAATTTCGACGGAAAATCTCAACAAGCTTTCTGCAACCGTTGGAGGGCTAGCGATTTCCGACAAGGTTCCGCTAAGCTTCAATCTACTCTTCGACAAGTAA
- a CDS encoding VC0807 family protein: MSNTENKKSSPLFEIVFNVFLPSFILMKFSGEEHLGTGLALLVALAFPIAYGGMELIRNKKFNFIAALGFVSVLLTGGIGFFELDTRWLALKEALIPGLIGLAVLGSTFTRYPFIQKVIFTPALLNISLIEERLRQFGHQAKFDRCLMTSNYMFASTFAFSSAMNYFLATWIVTSPAGTAAFNEELGKLTLYSYPAIAIPSMLMMLGIFYYIWRQVRTMTSLETEQIFITK, translated from the coding sequence ATGAGTAACACAGAAAACAAAAAATCTAGCCCTCTTTTCGAAATCGTTTTTAACGTCTTTCTTCCTTCATTCATCTTAATGAAGTTTAGTGGAGAGGAACATCTAGGAACCGGTTTAGCTCTGCTGGTCGCACTCGCTTTTCCTATCGCTTACGGTGGTATGGAGTTGATCCGCAACAAGAAGTTTAACTTCATCGCAGCACTTGGCTTTGTGAGTGTGTTATTGACGGGTGGTATTGGCTTCTTCGAGTTAGACACTCGTTGGTTAGCGCTAAAAGAAGCATTAATTCCAGGTTTGATTGGCCTGGCAGTACTTGGCTCTACGTTCACTCGCTACCCGTTCATCCAAAAGGTTATCTTCACTCCTGCACTATTAAACATCTCTCTTATTGAAGAGCGTTTAAGACAGTTTGGCCATCAAGCTAAGTTTGATCGTTGCCTAATGACATCAAACTACATGTTCGCTAGTACGTTCGCCTTCTCTTCAGCGATGAACTACTTCTTAGCAACTTGGATTGTGACAAGCCCAGCTGGCACAGCAGCCTTTAATGAAGAACTTGGTAAGCTGACACTTTACAGCTACCCAGCAATCGCAATCCCAAGCATGCTGATGATGTTAGGTATTTTCTACTACATCTGGCGCCAAGTTCGTACTATGACGTCATTGGAAACAGAACAGATTTTTATTACTAAGTAG
- a CDS encoding NADH:flavin oxidoreductase/NADH oxidase family protein, producing the protein MNSITLNEPFTLINGQVIKNRLFKSAMSEQLGDKHHNPTIGLVNLYQRWANGGIGLSMTGNVMVDRNALGEPKNVVLDEQSDLTVFRQWANAGKQNGSQIWMQLNHPGKQIPKFLCNEPVAPSAISLGRGLEKGFNTPRALNDNEIHDVINKFILSAKLAKQAGFTGVQIHGAHGYLVSQFLSARHNQRDDKWGGSLENRLRFVLEVYRGIRKEVGDDFSVGIKLNSADFMKGGFTEEESMQVVKALSEDGIDLIEISGGTYESPSMMGSKNKGEPIKASTLKREAYFMDYMVKARKLVSTPLVVTGGFRTAQAMNDALNTSATDFIGIARTMAVDPDFPNKLIENPEYGMPLTVPTTGKPSLDRIAVVGLVWYEHQMWRMAAGKNTDPRLSALGVVVKTIFSAGWQAFKKRRA; encoded by the coding sequence ATGAACTCTATTACCCTCAATGAACCTTTCACCCTAATCAATGGCCAAGTGATTAAGAATCGCCTGTTTAAATCAGCGATGAGCGAACAACTTGGCGACAAACACCACAACCCGACAATCGGTTTAGTTAACCTCTATCAACGCTGGGCGAACGGTGGAATTGGCTTGTCGATGACTGGTAACGTAATGGTCGATAGGAATGCACTCGGTGAACCGAAAAACGTCGTTTTGGATGAGCAAAGTGACTTAACCGTTTTTCGCCAATGGGCTAACGCCGGAAAGCAAAACGGATCACAAATATGGATGCAGCTTAATCACCCAGGCAAACAGATCCCTAAGTTCTTATGCAATGAACCCGTCGCTCCCTCAGCCATATCATTAGGTCGAGGATTAGAGAAAGGCTTCAACACTCCAAGAGCACTCAATGATAACGAGATCCATGACGTTATTAATAAGTTCATCCTGAGTGCTAAGCTCGCCAAACAAGCTGGCTTTACTGGTGTACAAATCCATGGCGCTCATGGTTACCTTGTCAGCCAATTTTTGTCGGCAAGACACAACCAACGCGACGATAAATGGGGCGGATCATTGGAAAACAGACTTCGATTCGTACTCGAAGTGTATCGTGGTATCCGAAAAGAAGTGGGCGATGATTTCTCTGTTGGTATCAAGCTTAACAGTGCCGACTTTATGAAAGGTGGCTTCACGGAAGAGGAGTCAATGCAAGTTGTAAAAGCATTGAGCGAAGACGGAATCGACTTAATCGAAATATCAGGCGGCACTTACGAGAGTCCGTCGATGATGGGATCTAAGAACAAAGGTGAACCAATAAAGGCAAGCACACTCAAACGTGAAGCCTACTTTATGGATTACATGGTTAAGGCGAGGAAGCTGGTCAGCACGCCTCTCGTGGTCACTGGTGGCTTTAGAACCGCACAAGCAATGAATGACGCATTAAACACATCCGCGACTGACTTTATCGGTATAGCGAGAACCATGGCGGTTGATCCTGACTTCCCCAATAAGTTAATTGAAAACCCAGAATACGGAATGCCACTAACCGTGCCTACCACAGGGAAACCTTCATTAGATAGAATCGCGGTGGTTGGATTGGTTTGGTACGAACATCAAATGTGGCGAATGGCCGCAGGAAAAAACACCGACCCTAGATTAAGTGCTCTTGGAGTCGTGGTTAAAACGATTTTCAGTGCAGGTTGGCAAGCCTTCAAGAAACGCAGAGCGTAA
- a CDS encoding VOC family protein: MFTIDSFVLYVADIHRSMDFYAKAFDCEPKLLSPTFAALDFADNVKITLKQSDVLTPASTIKGGGTELSMPVANKDTLENLYKAWKEKDIQFEQAPEESVYGINFLAVDPDGHRIRVFA; this comes from the coding sequence ATGTTTACCATTGATTCATTTGTTCTTTATGTCGCAGACATTCATCGCAGCATGGACTTTTATGCAAAAGCATTTGATTGCGAGCCAAAGCTTCTATCACCGACCTTTGCGGCCTTAGACTTTGCAGACAACGTTAAAATCACACTCAAACAGTCTGATGTTCTAACACCAGCAAGTACCATTAAGGGTGGCGGTACTGAGCTCTCTATGCCTGTTGCTAATAAGGATACACTGGAAAACCTCTATAAAGCCTGGAAAGAAAAAGATATCCAGTTTGAGCAAGCGCCAGAAGAATCCGTTTACGGCATCAACTTCCTCGCGGTTGACCCAGACGGACACCGTATCCGCGTCTTCGCTTAA
- a CDS encoding DUF1826 domain-containing protein, with amino-acid sequence MNAVLTKPLTTNSNQPLNISSAASIKDQASHKPCFSASEQPTVLADIYQSDINIAIWRRTFDADLTGAISEFIASNPNFSKSISVSLYNAYEKLEFATDGTASKALLENMAELVDMFCCLFELEEVGLRLAVLNKSMCPRFHFDQVPCRLVTTYHGIATQWLPNYAVDRSKLGRGANGQPDSASGLYTHESDIQQMASGDVALLKGGSWSGNENAGLVHRSPVTSSDETRLLLTLDFG; translated from the coding sequence ATGAATGCCGTGTTAACGAAGCCTTTGACAACCAATAGCAATCAGCCACTTAACATTAGCTCCGCGGCGAGTATCAAGGATCAGGCGAGTCACAAGCCATGCTTTAGTGCTTCTGAGCAGCCAACGGTACTGGCAGATATCTATCAAAGCGATATCAATATTGCGATTTGGCGGCGTACATTTGATGCTGACTTAACAGGTGCGATCAGTGAGTTTATCGCTTCTAACCCAAACTTTAGTAAGTCTATTAGCGTGTCTCTATACAACGCTTATGAGAAATTAGAGTTTGCGACCGACGGAACGGCCTCTAAAGCGCTATTAGAAAATATGGCAGAGTTGGTGGATATGTTCTGTTGTTTATTTGAGCTTGAAGAAGTAGGGCTGCGTCTAGCGGTTCTGAATAAGTCGATGTGTCCCCGTTTTCATTTTGACCAAGTACCTTGCCGCTTAGTAACGACTTATCACGGTATCGCGACTCAATGGTTGCCAAACTACGCGGTTGACCGTTCGAAGCTAGGACGAGGGGCCAATGGACAGCCAGATTCTGCTTCAGGCTTATATACTCATGAATCTGACATTCAACAAATGGCGAGTGGTGATGTGGCGTTATTAAAAGGGGGGAGTTGGAGTGGCAATGAAAATGCGGGTCTTGTGCATCGTTCCCCCGTAACTTCATCTGACGAGACACGATTGTTGCTGACGTTAGATTTCGGCTAA
- a CDS encoding HU family DNA-binding protein, translated as MNKSQLVEHIATSADISKDQAGTALNALVEGISTTLANGDDVSILGFGSFKVNTRAARTGRNPRTGEEIQISASKTPAFKAGKALKEACNL; from the coding sequence ATGAACAAATCTCAATTAGTTGAACACATCGCGACTTCTGCAGACATCTCAAAAGACCAAGCGGGCACAGCGTTAAATGCTCTCGTTGAAGGCATCTCTACTACGCTTGCTAACGGCGATGATGTGTCCATCCTTGGATTTGGCAGTTTTAAAGTGAACACTCGTGCTGCACGCACTGGTCGTAACCCACGAACTGGAGAAGAGATTCAAATTTCAGCATCAAAAACGCCAGCCTTTAAAGCAGGTAAAGCTTTAAAAGAGGCATGCAACCTTTAA